One window of the Eucalyptus grandis isolate ANBG69807.140 chromosome 8, ASM1654582v1, whole genome shotgun sequence genome contains the following:
- the LOC104414321 gene encoding caldesmon: MAGVSLKCGDCGALLKSVEEAQEHAELTSHSNFAESTEAILNLVCGACGKPCRSQTETDLHKKRTGHTEFVDKTLETAKPISLEVPKVAAESADAPDVTTSDQAEEMIVPEVNKELLQELEVMGFPTARATRALHFSGNASVEAAVNWVVEHEDDPEIDQMPLVPVNTKAEAPKPSLTPEEMKLKAQELKERARKKKEEEEKRMEREREKERIRVGKELLEAKRIEEENERKRLMALRKAEKEEERRAREKIRQKLEEDKAERRRKLGLPPEEPSTAKPSTPVIEEKKFSLPVRPATKAEQMRECLRSLKQNHKEDDAKVKRAFQTLLTYIGNVAKNPNEEKFRKIRVTNPSFQERVGALKGGVEFLEICGFEKMEGGEFLFLPRDKVDMAVLNSAGSELDSAIKNPFFGIL, translated from the exons ATGGCCGGCGTCTCTCTCAAGTGCGGCGACTGCGGCGCCCTCCTGAAGTCCGTGGAGGAAGCTCAGGAGCACGCCGAGCTCACTTCCCACTCCAACTTCGCCGAGTCCACCGAGGCCATCCTCAACCTCGTCTGCGGCGCCTGCGGGAAGCCCTGCCGATCCCAAACG GAAACTGATTTGCATAAAAAGAGAACCGGGCATACTGAATTTGTTGATAAAACTTTGGAGACAGCAAAACCAATAAGTTTGGAGGTTCCAAAGGTTGCTGCAGAATCGGCAGATGCTCCAGATGTAACAACTAGTGACCAGGCTGAAG AGATGATTGTGCCTGAGGTCAACAAAGAACTTCTGCAAGAACTTGAAGTAATGGGTTTCCCCACAGCACGAGCTACTCGAGCTCTTCATTTTTCTg GCAATGCCAGTGTTGAAGCTGCTGTCAATTGGGTGGTTGAACATGAGGATGACCCCGAAATTGATCAGATGCCTCTG GTGCCTGTTAACACCAAAGCTGAAGCTCCTAAGCCGTCTCTCACCCCAGAAGAAATGAAGCTTAAAGCTCAAGAACTTAA GGAACGAGCTcgcaagaagaaagaagaggaagaaaagaggatggaaagagagagagaaaag GAAAGGATTCGAGTGGGCAAGGAACTCCTAGAGGCAAAGCGAATTgaagaggaaaatgaaaggaaacg TTTGATGGCTTTGCGGAAagctgagaaggaggaagagaggagggcTAGAGAAAAAATTCGTCAGAAATTGGAAGAGGACAAG GCAGAAAGAAGACGGAAGTTGGGACTGCCACCAGAAGAACCTTCAACTGCAAAACCATCTACACCTGTTATTGAGGAAAAGAAG TTCTCACTGCCTGTTAGACCTGCCACCAAGGCTGAGCAGATGAGAGAATGTTTGAGATCACTCAAGCAGAATCACAAG GAGGATGATGCTAAAGTGAAGAGAGCATTCCAGACTCTGCTAACCTACATAGGGAATGTTGCCAAGAATCCTAACGAGGAAAAATTCAGAAAGATCAGAGTCACTAACCCATCCTTCCAG GAGAGGGTGGGTGCATTGAAAGGAGGCGTTGAGTTTTTGGAGATCTGTGGGTTTGAGAAAATGGAAGGCGGTGAATTCCTGTTTCTGCCTAGGGACAAGGTTGACATGGCTGTGCTGAACTCTGCCGGTTCTGAGCTGGACTCAGCGATTAAGAATCCCTTCTTCGGGATACTCTGA